ACGAGCCTTGCGCTTTTCAGGATGTTGACGGGCATTTTCGCAGCGGCGACCATGCCGATTTCACTGGCTCTAATCGCCGATATCGTTCCGATGGAAGGCCGCCAGAAGGCGATCGGATCCTTTATGGGAATCTCGTTTCTCGGACAAGCCCTGTCCATGGGGATCGGCGGTGCCATCGCCTACGCGTTCGATTGGCGCGGCGTGTTTATCGTCTACGGCATCGTCGCGGCTTTCGTGGCAGTTGCTCTTTGGCGCATGCTTCCAGCCGCAGTCGGCGAGCACGAGAAGAGAAACCCCAACTCGCCCATGCTCAAACCGTATCTTTTATTGCTCGGCAACGGTGCCAGTCTGAGAACCTACCTCACCATATTTTTCGAGGGCATTTTCTTGCTCGGAAGTTTCAGCTACCTGGGAGCGGTGCTCTCGGAGCGTTTTAATTTGTCGTTTCTTCTCATCGGCGCGGTTATGACCGCATTCGGTGTGGCCGCTTTGATAGCAGGACGAGTGAGCAACAAAATCGTGGGTCGCATCGGGCACGTTCCCACCGTTGTGTTCGGTCTGGTGTTTATGGCTGTTGCCGACGGAATCGTGTGGACCGGCGGCAAGAGCCTTCTGCTTACGGCGATCGGCGTGTTTTTGCTCGGATTCGGCTTCATGACCACGCACGCCACCCTCTTGACCATCGCGACCGGATTTGCCGAGAAAGCACGCGGAGCGGCGATGTCGCTTGCTCCTTTCGCCCTCATGTTGGGCGGTGCGATCGGCACTCAAATCGCCGGACGGGTTATCGTGGCGACGTCCTATTCGACGATGTATGCGGCATTCGGCGTGGGGCTTGTAGTTCTCGCCCTCTTCGCCTCACGAGCCATTAAGTTTAAGGTGTAGGCGACCGGACGAAGCGTGGCCCTGTCGCCACGAAACATATGTGTCAAACTTATCACGTGAAAAGCTATATTTATGTTTTCCTAAATGTTTCGAAGTGATATGCTGTCAAAAATCAGGACCGATCCATTGATATCAAACGACTGAAAAAGGAGCACGATATGGCAGACACAATGAAGCTTGCAGTTCCGACGAATGGCGAGGGCGGACTTGAGGGCGAACGCTCCGAGCACTTCGGACATTGCGATTGCTTTACGCTCGTCGATATCGAAGACGGGAAAATAGCGGGCGTTGCGATTCTTCAAAACCCCGCGCATGAAGAGGGCGGATGTCTGCGTCCCGTCGGGTTGCTTTCAGAAGCCGGTGTGACTGCGATTATCGCTGCGGGAATGGGAGGCCGACCGCTTGCGGGTTTTCAAGACGCCGGAATCAAAGTGTATTTTGAGAATCAAACGCCCGGTATCGCCGCAACCGTCGATAAAGTATTGGCAGAAGAACTCCCCGTCATGTCAGCCGACAATGCCTGCCATCACTAATCTGTGAATTGAGCGTGTATTTATGAGTTGCTACTGTTGGAATAGGTATATTCTGGGTAAATAGAAGCAC
The sequence above is a segment of the Coriobacteriia bacterium genome. Coding sequences within it:
- a CDS encoding MFS transporter: MSSKRVVTLLGLAGFIVMADNWVVSPLLPAISKGIGVSTVSAGILVTAYMLPFGIFQLLFGPLADRFGKVRVILATFTIFTVATALCALGANLTSLALFRMLTGIFAAATMPISLALIADIVPMEGRQKAIGSFMGISFLGQALSMGIGGAIAYAFDWRGVFIVYGIVAAFVAVALWRMLPAAVGEHEKRNPNSPMLKPYLLLLGNGASLRTYLTIFFEGIFLLGSFSYLGAVLSERFNLSFLLIGAVMTAFGVAALIAGRVSNKIVGRIGHVPTVVFGLVFMAVADGIVWTGGKSLLLTAIGVFLLGFGFMTTHATLLTIATGFAEKARGAAMSLAPFALMLGGAIGTQIAGRVIVATSYSTMYAAFGVGLVVLALFASRAIKFKV
- a CDS encoding NifB/NifX family molybdenum-iron cluster-binding protein; amino-acid sequence: MADTMKLAVPTNGEGGLEGERSEHFGHCDCFTLVDIEDGKIAGVAILQNPAHEEGGCLRPVGLLSEAGVTAIIAAGMGGRPLAGFQDAGIKVYFENQTPGIAATVDKVLAEELPVMSADNACHH